The DNA segment CCACTGGTTCCGCCAGAGCCGCCCGGAGGTCTATGGTAGAATAGCCACCGTTCTGACGCTGGCAGACTGGCTGGTCTGGAAGCTCTCCGGCGTCCGCGCCAGCGAGGCATCGCTCGCAAGCGAGGCCGGCCTCCTGCACGTTCACTGGAGGTCCTGGTGCGAGAAACTCCTGCATGACCTGCGCGTGGTCTGCAACAGCCATATCCCTGTACTGGAGTCAGGCACGATTGCCGGTGGGGTTACTGCAGAGGCTGCTGAGGCCACCGGACTGGCCGAAGGGACGCCGGTGGCTGTGGCCGCCGCGGACAGCCAGTGCGGGCTGATCGGAATGGGCGTCATCGAGCCGGGGCACGCCGGCGTGGTCGCCGGTTGGAGCGCCGCCGTCCAGATGGTGACCGACAGGCCGGTACTGAACCCATCGGAGAAGACGTGGGCAGGCTGCTTCCCATTGCCGGATAGGTGGGTGTGCGAAAACCCGGCGGGCGACACGGGTAACTCCTACGCCTGGCTGGCGGACCTTGCCTGGCGCGGGCGCGGCGACCCCTACAAAGAGATGGAAGAGGCTGCCCGGCAGGCGCCCGCAGGTGCGAACGGTACGCTGGCCTATCTCGGAATAGCCCGGATGGACATGACCCGCCTCGGTATGCGTCAAGGAGGCATCCTCTTCCCTACCCCGCTCACGTACGCAGAGGCCGGGTCCGGCGCAATCGCCCGGGCGGCCATAGAGTCTTCGGTCTACACCGTGGCGTCCAGCCTCTACAAAGCTGAGGCTGTGACTGGCCGGAAGGCGCGGAGCGTATCTGCCGGAGGCGGCATGACGCTGACGGCGCTCTGGAGCGAGACGCTGGCGAACGTGCTTGGGAGGCCGCTCAAGACCGCTGGCGCGCGCAGGGTGAGCGCATACGGCGCGTACCTTTGCGCAGCCAAGGCCGTTGGATGGATCGGCGACTGGCAGGAGGCGGCAGAAAAGGCAAGGTCCGGCATGGCGACAATAGTTCCGGATGCCCTGTCGGCCGCCGAGTACGCAGACCACTACAAGCGCTGGGTGGAAGTAGATGAGCACCTGCAGGGGCTGATGAAATGACCGAAACCCGCGCGGCCAGGGCCGCCATAGTCGAGACCGCCCTCCGCATGGCGGAACTCGGCCTCACCAGCGGCTCCTCCGGAAACATCAGCGTCAGGCTGCCCTCCGCCGGCGGGCGTGATCTGATGGCAGTGACGCCGAAGGGAGTGCGATACCGGGGCATGACGCCGGACGACATCCCGGTGGTAGACTTCGAGCTGGAGCCGGTGGAGGGCGAGCGGACGCCGTCCTCGGAGTCGCTCATGCACGTGGCGATCTACAGGGCGCGGCCGGACGTGCAGGCGGTGGTCCACACTCACGCGGTGCACTCCAGCGTATTCGCTGTCACCGGCGACGAGATACCGCCGGTGCTCGACGAGGTGGTCGTGTACCTGGGCGGCCCCATAAAGGTGTCCGACTACGGTTTCCCCGGCACGCAGGAGCTGGCGGACAACATGGTCCGCGCGCTGGGAGAGCGGAACGCCGCGATCATCCGAAATCACGGCGCCGTTGGCGTGGGCAGGAGCCTGAAGGACGCGCTGGACGCATGCGTCCTGACCGAACGAGTGGCGCAGGTGGTAATCTACGCGGCGATGATCGGCAAGGCAAGTCCGCTCCCGCCGGACGTGGTGGAAAAGGAAATGGCGATATTCCGGATGAAGCAAAGGGGAAGGTAAAGAGCCATATGGTTGCGGTGCCGCCGTTTCTACTTCGCCGCCTTTATGTGAAGGGCAGCCTTCGGAACTCCGACGGCGGCTTCGAGTTTCAGCTCAGGAATACGCTCGGCTCGGGGTACGCGCACAGGATGCTGCCGCTCTCTGTGGACGGCTACCCGCTGCCGATGGAGGCGACATTCTTCTATACCTCAGACGAGCGCGAGGTTGAGTTCTCGAACGTCTCAGAGCAGAATACGTTCACTCTCGGGATGAACAAGACGATTCAAATATGGGTAGATATGGTCACGCTTCCTCCCGGTCCTCACAAGATTGAAATGGGCTTCGAGGTGCCGGCGCTGGGGGCGATGAAGTTCGACTTCACGGACATAGTAGCGAATGAGTGAGCCCGCACGGCGGATCGCCGTAACCGGCGCCGCCGGCTACATAGGCAACGAGTTAGTTAAGCGCCTGGCGTCAACGCCGGGGGTTGACCGCGTGCTCGCCATAGACATCCGCCCTATGCAGGACGCGGTCCCGGAGTGCGTCGACTTTGCTCAGCAGGACATTGCGAAGCCGTTCGACCACCTCCTCTCTGCCAACGCCATCGATACCGTCGTGCACCTTGCCTACATCCTCCGCCCGGGGCACAATCGCGCTGCTATCCGCAAGATCAACGTGGGCGGCACCGCCAACCTTCTGACTGCGTGCGCCAACGCGAAAGTCAAAAAGATCGTATACCTCAGCAGTACGAGTGTTTATGGGGCGCACCCCGACAACCCCGAGCTGCTCACGGAGGACGCGCCCACCAGGCCGGTGCGCGGCTTCCAGTACAGCGAGAACAAGGCGCAGGCCGAACAGCTCATTCTCGCCTACTCGAAGCGTCGGCCGGGGGTGGTGACCACGGTGCTTCGGGCTTGCCCGGTCATGGGACCCGGCGCGGACAACTTCATCGCCCGCGCATTCCTTAAGCCCTTCCTGGTCGCCGCGGGCAAGGCGGACCCGCCCATGCAGCTGCTGCACGAAGCTGACCTCTCCTCAGTGCTCGCCCGGAGCCTCGCTGCCGACTCTCCAGGTGTGTACAACGTCGCGGGCGAGGGGACTATCCGCTGGCCTGAGATGGCGGCGATGCTCAAGCGAAAGGTCTTCCATCTGCCGCCGGGCATCCTATACCCCGCCACTGACCTGCTCTGGTCGCTACGCATGCAGAACGAATCCCCGGCATGCGGCCTGGACTTCATCCGATATCGCTGGACTGCCGATACGGAGAAAGTGAAACGAGAAATGGGCATAACGTTCAAGCACACCTCGC comes from the SAR202 cluster bacterium genome and includes:
- a CDS encoding class II aldolase/adducin family protein; translated protein: MTETRAARAAIVETALRMAELGLTSGSSGNISVRLPSAGGRDLMAVTPKGVRYRGMTPDDIPVVDFELEPVEGERTPSSESLMHVAIYRARPDVQAVVHTHAVHSSVFAVTGDEIPPVLDEVVVYLGGPIKVSDYGFPGTQELADNMVRALGERNAAIIRNHGAVGVGRSLKDALDACVLTERVAQVVIYAAMIGKASPLPPDVVEKEMAIFRMKQRGR
- a CDS encoding NAD-dependent epimerase/dehydratase family protein; protein product: MSEPARRIAVTGAAGYIGNELVKRLASTPGVDRVLAIDIRPMQDAVPECVDFAQQDIAKPFDHLLSANAIDTVVHLAYILRPGHNRAAIRKINVGGTANLLTACANAKVKKIVYLSSTSVYGAHPDNPELLTEDAPTRPVRGFQYSENKAQAEQLILAYSKRRPGVVTTVLRACPVMGPGADNFIARAFLKPFLVAAGKADPPMQLLHEADLSSVLARSLAADSPGVYNVAGEGTIRWPEMAAMLKRKVFHLPPGILYPATDLLWSLRMQNESPACGLDFIRYRWTADTEKVKREMGITFKHTSREAWQAFARRRAGPP